One genomic window of Mus musculus strain C57BL/6J chromosome 4, GRCm38.p6 C57BL/6J includes the following:
- the Mup16 gene encoding major urinary protein 16 isoform X1, producing the protein MKMLLLLCLGLTLVCVHAEEASSTGRNFNVEKINGEWHTIILASDKREKIEDNGNFRLFLEQIHVLENSLVLKFHTVRDEECSELSMVADKTEKAGEYSVTYDGFNTFTIPKTDYDNFLMAHLINEKDGETFQLMGLYGREPDLSSDIKERFAQLCEEHGILRENIIDLSNAMDLVPEHVLVLTLQIAASRPENEEWPEPPVLSGDFSPGLHHHPFLSIQHPQYKFCDLHSILSH; encoded by the exons ATGAAGATGCTGTTGCTGCTGTGTTTGGGACTGACCCTAGTCTGTGTCCATGCAGAAGAAGCTAGTTCTACGGGAAGGAACTTTAATGTAGAAAAG ATTAATGGGGAATGGCATACTATTATCCTGGCTtctgacaaaagagaaaagatagaagatAATGGCAACTTTAGACTTTTTCTGGAGCAAATCCATGTCTTGGAGAATTCCTTAGTTCTTAAATTCCATACTGT AAGAGATGAAGAGTGCTCCGAATTATCTATGGTTGctgacaaaacagaaaaggctGGTGAATATTCTGTGACGT ATGATGGATTCAATACATTTACTATACCTAAGACAGACTATGATAACTTTCTTATGGCTCATCTCATTAACGAAAAGGATGGGGAAACCTTCCAGCTGATGGGGCTCTATG GCCGAGAACCAGATTTGAGTTCAGACATCAAGGAAAGGTTTGCACAACTATGTGAGGAGCATGGAATCCTTAGAGAAAATATCATTGACCTATCCAATGCCA TGGACCTGGTACCTGAACATGTTCTTGTTCTCACACTACAGATCGCTGCCTCCAGGCCCGAGAATGAAGAATGGCCTGAGCCTCCAG TGTTGAGTGGAGACTTCTCACCAGGACTCCACCATCATCCCTTCCTATCCATACAGCATCCCCAGTATAAATTCTGTGATCTGCATTCCATCCTGTCTCACTGA
- the Mup16 gene encoding major urinary protein 16 precursor, producing the protein MKMLLLLCLGLTLVCVHAEEASSTGRNFNVEKINGEWHTIILASDKREKIEDNGNFRLFLEQIHVLENSLVLKFHTVRDEECSELSMVADKTEKAGEYSVTYDGFNTFTIPKTDYDNFLMAHLINEKDGETFQLMGLYGREPDLSSDIKERFAQLCEEHGILRENIIDLSNANRCLQARE; encoded by the exons ATGAAGATGCTGTTGCTGCTGTGTTTGGGACTGACCCTAGTCTGTGTCCATGCAGAAGAAGCTAGTTCTACGGGAAGGAACTTTAATGTAGAAAAG ATTAATGGGGAATGGCATACTATTATCCTGGCTtctgacaaaagagaaaagatagaagatAATGGCAACTTTAGACTTTTTCTGGAGCAAATCCATGTCTTGGAGAATTCCTTAGTTCTTAAATTCCATACTGT AAGAGATGAAGAGTGCTCCGAATTATCTATGGTTGctgacaaaacagaaaaggctGGTGAATATTCTGTGACGT ATGATGGATTCAATACATTTACTATACCTAAGACAGACTATGATAACTTTCTTATGGCTCATCTCATTAACGAAAAGGATGGGGAAACCTTCCAGCTGATGGGGCTCTATG GCCGAGAACCAGATTTGAGTTCAGACATCAAGGAAAGGTTTGCACAACTATGTGAGGAGCATGGAATCCTTAGAGAAAATATCATTGACCTATCCAATGCCA ATCGCTGCCTCCAGGCCCGAGAATGA